Proteins from a single region of Gordonia hongkongensis:
- a CDS encoding YibE/F family protein: MSRTHHGHGHAHSLSDISHTLSPIARWFVIGTLAVTAVAVAVGMVVLWPSESEHPIPTQFRSADGGPITTVDGEIVDQFHANCLNSVAGSVLETADIPVNPVPGGPCILNAGRFTSGDVAGQYTVLEIPTNRAQAGSGPDTVAPAAGTLDDPQAGQPTLNVGDGIRLATVPGPDGSNRYSFFDFQRGPAIIFWAVLFIAAIVLVAAWRGFRSIIGLAIAFGILTVFTLPAILDGSSPVAVAVVSSAVILFVVLYLAHGVSLRTSSALLGTLTSLLLAGFLSWLAIRTMNLTGLSGDQTTNLQVYQGNISVSGLLLAGFIIGTLGVLNDVTITQASAAFELAAAGEPSRLATFRAAMRVGRDHIASTVYTLVFAYAGSALPLMLLFSVAQQPLGGLLTTDVVAVELARSFVGGIAIALSVPLTTAIAAALTTPAGAGRTPAAHAAA, translated from the coding sequence GTGAGCCGCACACATCACGGGCACGGTCATGCGCACTCGCTGTCCGACATCAGCCACACGCTGTCGCCGATCGCCCGGTGGTTCGTCATCGGCACGCTCGCAGTGACCGCGGTCGCGGTCGCGGTCGGCATGGTCGTCCTGTGGCCGTCGGAGTCCGAACACCCGATCCCCACCCAGTTCCGGTCCGCCGACGGCGGGCCGATCACCACGGTCGACGGCGAGATCGTGGACCAGTTCCATGCGAATTGCCTCAACTCGGTGGCGGGATCAGTGCTCGAGACCGCCGACATACCGGTGAATCCGGTGCCGGGTGGGCCGTGCATCCTCAACGCGGGCCGGTTCACCTCCGGCGACGTGGCCGGCCAGTACACCGTCCTGGAGATCCCGACCAACCGGGCACAGGCCGGATCCGGGCCCGACACCGTGGCCCCCGCCGCCGGCACGCTCGACGACCCCCAGGCCGGCCAGCCGACGTTGAACGTCGGGGACGGCATCCGGCTCGCGACCGTTCCCGGCCCCGACGGCAGCAACCGGTACAGCTTCTTCGACTTCCAGCGCGGACCGGCGATCATCTTCTGGGCCGTGCTGTTCATCGCCGCGATCGTGCTGGTGGCGGCGTGGCGCGGGTTCCGCTCGATCATCGGGCTGGCGATCGCCTTCGGGATACTCACCGTGTTCACGCTGCCGGCCATCCTCGACGGGTCGTCCCCTGTTGCGGTGGCGGTCGTGTCGTCGGCGGTGATCCTGTTCGTGGTCCTCTACCTCGCGCACGGTGTCAGTCTCCGGACCAGTTCGGCTCTGCTCGGGACGCTGACCTCCCTCCTGCTCGCGGGATTCCTGAGCTGGCTCGCCATCCGGACCATGAATCTCACGGGGCTCTCGGGGGATCAGACCACCAATCTGCAGGTGTATCAGGGCAACATCTCGGTCAGCGGTCTCCTGCTCGCCGGGTTCATCATCGGCACCCTCGGTGTTCTGAACGATGTCACGATCACCCAGGCCTCGGCGGCCTTCGAGCTGGCCGCGGCCGGCGAACCGTCACGGCTCGCGACCTTCCGCGCCGCGATGCGCGTGGGCCGCGACCACATCGCGAGCACGGTGTACACCCTCGTCTTCGCCTACGCGGGCAGTGCGCTGCCGCTGATGCTGTTGTTCTCCGTGGCCCAGCAGCCGTTGGGCGGACTGCTCACCACCGACGTCGTCGCGGTGGAGTTGGCCCGCTCGTTCGTCGGCGGTATCGCGATCGCGCTGTCGGTTCCGCTCACGACGGCGATCGCCGCCGCGCTCACGACCCCGGCGGGCGCGGGACGTACACCGGCCGCGCACGCCG
- a CDS encoding MetQ/NlpA family ABC transporter substrate-binding protein: protein MTQDTGSTTGTSSKSGETPSPPGSSGIEISTRRRWPLIVGALVVVAVIAAVVGWRFLGSDSTSPNETAGATLTVVTAEGNASEQALVEFIADEVAPRYDIKVAFKGLSDSTTLNRAVSDGEVAGTVYQHKLWLSQVLEANPDFQEEAATPVFRWGFGIWSDKYRDVADLPQNARVSLYSDPANEAQGLWLLERAGLITLKPGVDKWKATQKDIATNPRNLQFVLLDFAAQSRSLADLDATVGYTEYYLAANIDIAKQIYAPPAPDEFAGQLTIGTQWKDTENIKNLVAAFKDPAVQEFLRTDPRVKGILLPL from the coding sequence ATGACACAGGACACCGGTTCCACCACCGGCACCTCATCGAAATCCGGCGAGACTCCCTCTCCGCCCGGCAGTTCCGGAATCGAGATCTCGACACGTCGCCGCTGGCCGCTGATCGTCGGCGCGCTGGTCGTGGTCGCCGTGATCGCCGCCGTCGTCGGCTGGCGCTTCCTCGGGTCCGACTCGACGTCGCCCAACGAGACCGCCGGTGCGACACTGACCGTCGTCACCGCCGAGGGCAACGCCTCCGAGCAGGCACTGGTCGAGTTCATCGCCGACGAGGTCGCACCCCGGTACGACATCAAGGTCGCATTCAAGGGCCTGTCCGACTCCACGACGCTGAACCGTGCGGTCAGCGACGGGGAGGTCGCGGGCACCGTCTATCAGCACAAGCTGTGGCTGTCGCAGGTCCTCGAGGCGAACCCGGACTTCCAGGAGGAAGCCGCGACGCCGGTGTTCCGCTGGGGATTCGGCATCTGGTCGGACAAGTACCGCGACGTCGCCGACCTGCCGCAGAACGCCCGCGTCTCCCTCTACTCCGATCCCGCGAATGAAGCCCAGGGACTCTGGCTGCTCGAACGCGCCGGACTCATCACGCTGAAACCAGGCGTGGACAAGTGGAAGGCGACCCAGAAGGACATCGCCACGAATCCGCGGAACCTGCAGTTCGTCCTGCTCGACTTCGCCGCCCAGTCGCGCTCGCTCGCCGACCTCGACGCCACCGTGGGCTACACCGAGTACTACCTCGCCGCGAACATCGACATCGCCAAGCAGATCTACGCTCCGCCCGCTCCCGACGAGTTCGCCGGGCAGCTGACCATCGGGACGCAGTGGAAGGACACCGAGAACATCAAGAACCTGGTCGCCGCGTTCAAAGACCCTGCCGTGCAGGAATTCCTGCGGACCGATCCGCGGGTCAAGGGCATCCTGCTGCCCCTGTGA